GCCTGCGGACGGACGACAGTCCTAACGGGCTGCTGTACGAAACGTTCACCTCCACCGCGTTCCAGGCGCATCAGTATGGGGTGCCGACGATCGGCTGGGGCTCGGACATCATGGCGCTCACGCCTGCCGCGACGGAGGCGTTCTTCAAGACCTACTACGGGCCGAACAATGCGACGGTCGCTATCGTCGGTGATATCAACCCGAAGGACGTCATTGCCTTGATCGACCAGACGTTCGGCAAGATTCCGGCCGCGCCGCCCATTCCGACTCTCGTGACGGAAGAGCCGCCGCAACGCGGAGAGCGGCGCGTCGAAATCGAGTTCGACGCCGAGCCGGCGCTGGCCATCGGCTACCACAAGCCGACCATCGGGCATCCGGACGATTTCGTGTTCGATGTGATCGATGAAGTGCTGACGGAAGGCGTGACCTCGCGATTGTACGGGACGCTGGTGCGGGACAAGCGGCTGGCCGCCTCCGTGTTGTCGGATACCAACTATCCCGGTGTTCGCGCGCCCAATTTGTTTGTGATCGCCGCGACTCCACTGGCGCCCCATACGACTGCGGAAGTGGAAGCGGCCATCTATGACGAGCTTGATCGACTGAAAACCGAGCCGATTTCGACCAAGGAGTTTGAGCGCGTTCTCAACGGACTTGACGCGGACCTGGTACGGTCACTGCGTTCAAATAGTGGGCTCGCGTCGCAGTTGGCGTTTTATCAAACGGTGGCCGGCACGTGGCGCTATGTGCTGAGCGCGCGCGACCGGATTGCGGCAGTCACTCCCGCCGATGTGCAGCGCGTGGCGTCGCAGTATTTGACGAAATCCAACCGCACGGTGGGCGTGTTGGTGAAAAAGGCGCCGGAGAAGAAGATGGCGGCCGTGGGTGAGGTGTCCCGATGAGGCGCGTCATTCGTGAAGCGTATCTCGTGAAACGTGAACGTTTCGGAGGATGTGGAATGAGAGGATGGACGTCGATGCTGGCGGTGCTGGTAGTGATCGTCTTGCAGGCTACGGTCGGATTGGCGGCGGACCTTGCTGCGGAGAATCCGCGCACCATGCGATTTCCGACGGTGGTGTTCAATCCGCCTGATGCGGAACGCCTGGTGCTCGACAACGGCATGGTCGTCTATCTCCTTGAAGACCACGAGTTGCCGTTGGTCACCATCAATGCCACGCTCAAGACGGGCAGCTGGCTGGATCCGGCGGACAAAGTCGGTCTCGCAGGCATGACCGGCGCCGTCATGCGCACAGGCGGATCGGCGGGAATGTCACCGGACGAGGTCGATGAAGAACTGGAACAGTTGGCGGCGACCATCTCCATCGGATTCGGTAAGGAGTCCGGCTCTGCCTCGCTTGACGTGTTGAAGAAAGATCTGAAACGCGGCTTGCACATTTTTGCCGATCTGCTGCGGCGGCCGGCGTTTGAGCAGGGCCGAGTGGAACTGGCGAAATTACAGGCGCTGGAGGGCATTCGCCGTCGGCAGGACAGCCCGGGCTCCATCGTCGGGCGGGAATTTGCCAAGCTGCTCTATGGCGCGACCCATCCGAGCGCGCGCGAAACCTCCGTGCGGTCGATCGAATCGCTGACCCGCGAAGATCTTATCGCCTTTCATCGGCAGACGGTCCATCCCAACGGCATCATGTTGGGCGTGACCGGCGACTTCGAGAAGGGCGAGATGCTGGCGCTGTTGCGCGAGGCGTTTGGTGACTGGGCGAAGGGGTCGGTATCCGAGGTGAAGATTCCCCCTGTGGCTGAGTCGGAGCTCAAGACCGGGGTCGTGCGGTTCATCAGTAAGGACACGTCGCAAACCCACTTGCGCGTGGGGCACCTAACCGTAAAGGAAACCGACCCGGATTACGTGGCGGTGGCCATCGCCAATGATATTCTGGGCGGTAGTTCGTTCCGCAGCCGGTTGTTCAATGACGTGCGCACCAAGCGAGGACTGGCCTACTCGGTGGGCAGCGGTCTGCGCGCCAGCGTCTACGATGAAGGCGTGTGGTTGATGCGCGCGGAGACCAAGCTGGCTTCCACACAGGAAGTGGTCAATCGTTTCGTGGCGAACATGGAGCGCATGCGCAATGAGCCGGTGACGGACAGCGAGTTAGAAGAGGCCAAGGAGGCCTACGTCAACTCGTTCGTGTTCTCATTCACCAGCGCCTCCAGCATTGTGGGGCGGTTGATGGATCTGGAATATGACGGGTTGCCGAAAGACTGGCTGCAGCAGATTCGGGACAAGGTGGTGAAGCTGACGAAGGAGGATATTCAGCGGGCGGCGAAGGCTCATTTTAATCCGGAACGGTTGCGGATTCTCGCGGTCGGCTCCGGCGAGGCCCTGTCGAAAGTGCTGGCGAGTTTCGGTGAGGTGAAGGAAATTACGCTGGCGCCGGAAAGCTGAGGGGGAGGGCTGCAGATCGAGTGGCTCTTTGCTCGCGCAACGCGCGGCCTCAGAAGGCCCTCGTTGTACGCGCGCAGTGAAAGCCGCCCCGACCTGCCGTGCGCCAGGGCGTTGATGTGAGAAAAGAGATTGATACGATTCCTGCAGTGACGGTCCATGCGGTCATACGCCCAATCGAAATAAGGCTAGATAGAACTCACTATGCCTCTTGAAGACGAACTGAGCGATATCATCAAAAAGGCCCGAACCGGTCAGCAGCGGTCGGTCGCAGATGTGGCGCGCGCGGCCGGAATTTCGGAAGCGGATGTGGCCGGATTGGAACGTGGCCAGGCTCCGCAGAGTCGCGAACAGGTGCAAGCCGTGGCGCGTGCGCTCGGCTTGAGGGCCGATCCGCTGGGGCAGGTGGCCGAGGGCTGGACGCCGCAGGCCATTCCCTCGACGTTCTCGCATATCGAGACGGTGTTGGGCTCCATCGGCGGCTACGAGGTCAAGGGGTACCTCGTCCATGATCGCGGGGAAGCCGTGATTGTGGATACCGCGTACAATGCGGGTGCCATGTTGGAGAGGTTGGCCGCACGAAACCTGCGTCTACGGGCGATTTGTCTCACTCATGGGCATTCCGACCATGCCGAAGGGATTGAGGTGATTCTGCAGACTCATCCTGTGCCGGTCTATCTCGGGTCCGACGATCTCGACTTGCTTGATTGGCGGCCCGCACCGGAGCTGCTGCACGTGCCGAAGCCGGGTGGAACGCTGCAGGTCGGCGGCCTTACGCTGCGGTTCATGCCGACGCCAGGCCACACCCCAGGCGGCATCTGTTATCGGCTTGAGCAGAATGGCTCCCCGATCTGTTTCGTGGGCGATACGCTGTTCGCCGGCTCGATCGGCCGTTCGAATCCCGCCGGTTTGTACCAGACTCATTTGCAGTCGGTCCGCGAGCGTGTTTTAACCCTGGATCCGGACACGGTGCTGTTTCCGGGGCATGGGCCGGCCACGACGGTGAGGGAAGAACTGCTGCACAACCCGTTTTCTGCTGCTCCGTGAGGCCGGAGAGTCTGCATGAATCGTGACGAGTCGGGGCAGCCGCTGATGCCGGACGATCTGACTCCTGTCGAGCCCGATCAGGATGAGGACGAGGAGTGGGAGGAAGACGAGCGACCACACTTCTCTGCCTTCGTGCTCCCCGTAATTCTGTTTGCACTCACCGTATTTACCGTCCTCTGGGCCGGCGCGTATCAAACCAACACGAATCCCCTGGTCGGTCCCTGGGATTTTCTCATGGATGAGCCACGCTCCTTGTGGAGCGGGATCCCCTTCGCCGCAACGCTGCTTGGGATCCTCGTCACGCATGAACTGGGTCACTATGTCTTGTCGCGGTTGCACGGTGTGCCGACCTCCTTGCCCCTGTTCGTGCCGGGGTTGCCGCATTTCGTGGGGACATTCGGGGCGATTATCCGCATGCGCGCTCCGCTGACGGATCGCCGGGCGCTGTTCGACATCGGGGTCGCCGGCCCGATCGCCGGATTCGTGGTCGCGGTGATCGCGCTCATCATCGGACTCCGGCTCTCGACGGTCGTGCCGATTCAAACCAGTTACGGCATGCACCTCGGGGAACCGCTGCTGCTACAATTCGCCTCCTGGGTCGTGATCGGGCCCTTGTCCCCCACCGCCGACGTGATCCTGCATCCGGTCGGCTTTGCCGCCTGGTTCGGCCTCTTCATTACCTCGCTCAACCTGCTGCCGATCGGCCAATTGGACGGCGGGCATGTGGCTTATGCGCTGCTGGGGGAACGTCAACGCAGCGTGGCGGTCGCCCTGATTCCGATTCTGATGGTGTTTGGCTGGTTGGGGTGGAAAGGGTGGTTCTTGTGGGTCGGGCTCGCCGGTCTGATGGGGCTGGCGCATCCCCCCGTGCGGAATCCAGGGCGAGAACTCGGTGGCCTGCGCCTGTTCATCGGATGGATTGCCCTGATCATCTTTGTCGTGACGTTTTCCTGGGAGCCGTTCATTCTCCGCTAACCCATGCATTGCGAAAAATGCGGATGGGAACAGGACGAGGGGCGGGTAGACTGCGCTCGCTGCGGCATCATCTTCGCCAAGATGCATCGTTCCCTACGTCCGGCTGCAGTGCCGCTCCCGCCGATTCACCAATCGACCGGAGCACGGTTGCTCGAGGAGTGGTTGCTCGTCACTGAGGAGTCGGTCAATCCCTTTTACTTTGCCGGGCGTGTACTGGTCTTCTTCTTGCTGACCTGGTGGGGTTGGCGGTTGATCACCACGCCGCTCGAAACTAATTACACAGGGGAATTCTTTCTCCACCTGATCAACCTGCCGTTTCATGAAGCCGGGCATCTGATCTTCATGCCCTTGGGGCGATTCATGACCATCCTCGGCGGCAGTCTTGGCCAGATCCTCATGCCGCTGATTTGTCTGGGCACGTTCCTCATCAAGACGCGCGATCCCTTCGGCGGGTCGGTGGCGCTCTGGTGGACGGCGGAAAACTTCATGGATGTGGCGCCTTATATCAACGACGCCCGTGCGATGGATCTGATGTTGCTCGGTGGATTTACCGGGAAGGAAGTCGATGCCCATGACTGGAACAACCTCCTGACCATGTTGGGCTGGCTGGAGTATGATCATCGCCTGGCGCATGTCTCGTACGGCATCGGGACCGTGCTGATGCTGGTGTCGTGGCTCTGGGGCGCTTGGCTCCTCCGTCGCCAGTATCGGCGTCTCGATTGGTAGCCAGGTCTCGTTTCCTCTCCCGGCCGCTTCCAAGCCCGTTGCAAAGGTCTCGGACATCGGGCACACTGGCGTCGTCATGCCTGCTTGTCGCCACACGATGCTGGTGTCGATCCTGCTGTTGGTCGCCTATTCGCCCGGTACCGCGCCGGCCGACGAGGGAGCGTCTCGGTTTGTGCTGCAGTTCGAGGGCGAAGCGGTACAAGACCAGAAGACCGGCTTGGTCTGGGAGCGCGAGCCGGATTACGTCTTTGATGTGTGGGACCGCTCTGTCGCGCGATGCGCGACGAAAACTGTCGGAGGCCGGCAGGGCTGGCGGGCACCGACCATCGACGAAATCAAGACATTGGTTGATCCCGATCAGCAGGATCCCTCGCTTCCGCAAGGTCATCCCTTCCGCAATATCCGATCCGGCATCTACTGGACCGCCACCGCCCATCCCAAAGACGAGATTGTCGCCTGGCAACAGAGTTTCTTCTCAGGCCAAGCTGTGACCGACCAGAAATCCGGCACGCGCCGGCTCTGGTGTGTGTTGGGGGATGTGCGTAAGTAAGCCATGACGATCTCGCCGGTGGTCCCTTCCTCCCACGCCTAGCCTGATTTGCCGGGATGGTTCTCCGTCCATCCGTAACCCGTATGGATGGCAACTACCAATAGCTCTCGCCGTTACGGCAACGCGCCTCACGTACGCAGACTTCTTCGAGCGTCGGGCAGCGGTGGCGAGCATTGCTGTTTCTTTCCATGGGCAGGACGCCATTCCTACTATAAGCCTACGTGCAATTTTTGCAGAACTACCGCCTGAATGTTACTTGGGTCAGGATTGCGGCGCTGTAGGCGACTCGGCGTATAGGTCCAAACCATCATAGATTCAATAGATTTCCTGGCTTGGACAGTAAGGCATACGAGTTGCTTAGGCCAGCAGCGGAATAGTCGCATCCTTCAAATGAACGGATCGGAATAGGAATGTGAAGTTATGGAACCGACGGATCATCCTTGTGAGCGATGCAGTCGAACCGACGCGCGGCTCATCTCCGACCCATGGAGCAAACTGCTGCTCTGCGAAAATTGCCTCGAGTGCATGAGGTGGCAGCAGACATGGTCTCTTCTGCGCGAGGCTGAGATGCCTGAGGCATCGGCTGGGTCATCCCAGGGCATGAATGAATGGGGGAAGGAAAGCGAAGGAGTCTACTGTGATCTCGAATAATCGACAATCCGCCGTGATCTTGTATTGCGAGCGCTGCGCCAGGCGCTCTGTCCAACTATGCTTCGACGACCTCAGCCGGCAAGAGCTCTGCTCCGAATGCCTGAACCGTTTGACCAAGCGAAGAGGATTTATCACCAGGCCAACGAAGCCAAGACAGTAAGGATCCTCATGGCTCGCTCCTCTCTCCTGCTCGCGGCGGGACTGTCCCTCATCACGCTGTACCGGTGCGGTGCGATCCGGGACGGCGTTCTCCCTGAGAGACTCTCATGCCCGGTCGCTATTTAGAGCTGAAGCCGGTTCGCAGCACCTTCTGGGGGGAAGTTTCCCGGCTGGCGCTGGTGATCGGCCTCGAACAGCGCGTCCTCACTCTCATCGTCTCCTACGCCTTGGCCATCGCTCTTTTCTCCCTGGTCGTTCCCCTGACCGTGCAGGAACTCGTCAGCACATTTGCGTTTTCGATCGAGCCGGTCATGATCGTCACCCTCACGTTGATCATTCTGATCGGACTCCTCTTCATCGGCTTCTTCCGGGTCTTTCAGACGAGCGCGACGGAAATACTCTTTCAACGGCTCTACACCCGTATCGCTCTCGCCATGACGGAGCACTTGCCACGGGTACGGGAAGAAGTGTTCGTGCCCAGCTACGCGAACTACTTTGGAGAAGCGGAATTATTGCCGCGCGCCGTGGTGGTTGTGCTGGTGGACCTGATCAATGTCTTCATCTCAGGTGCTACGGGGATGGTGATTCTCGTGGTCTATCATCCGTATTTCCTTGTGTACAACGCCTTCCTGCTCGGTGGATTTGCTCTGGTGCAATTCACCTCCGGGCAAGGAGGGGTTCGAGCGACGCAGACGGTCTCACAACACCATTACGATCTCATGACCTGGATGCAGGATATCGCGCAGAACCGCCTGCATTTCAAGGCCACCCAGAGCGCTCCGTTACTGCTGAATAAAACCGACCGCTTGTTGGAGTCTTACCTTGCGGCGCGAAGGGTTCGCTCAGGGGTGCTGACCTGGCGCCAGTACATCAGCACGGTGATCTGGGAGGCGATTTGCCATAGCGGCATGATCGGCATGGGCGGATGGCTGCTGTCGATCGGGCAGATCACGCTCGGTCAGTTCGTTGCCGCAGAAGTGATCGTCGGCACGCTCCTTCTGAACCTCGATACGGTGACGCGTCGAATCTATGCCGTGACCTATATCTTGACGTCCTTCGATGAGCTGACGCGGGTGTTCTCTCTTCCAAAAGATGATCTGAGAGAGGAGGCGTCATTCGCACGGTTGCCCGATCCCACCATCCACGGACTGCGTGTGACGTGCAAAGACGTGGGCTTTGCCTATCCCCACTCCCCACCGATCATTGCGGGGTTCAACTTGGAGGTGGCTCCCGGGGAAAAGGTGGCGGTCATTTCTCGCACCAGCACGGGCAAGTCCACCCTTGCCCTCTTGCTGGCCGGTCTCTCTCGCCCGACCACCGGGGTGGTTCGATTCAACGATATGGATCTGCGCGATATGACCATGGACGATATCAATGCCGCCCGCGCACTGGTTCTCGATTCGCATCTCACGTTGTTCGGCGGGACACTGGAGGAAAACGTCTCACTCGGACGCCCGTCCGTCCGGTTTGAAGACCTGCGCTGGGCGCTGAAGTTCGCAGAATTAGATGAGGAAGCCGATAGATTGCCGCAGGGCCTGGAAACCCCGACTCTGGCAGGGGGGAAGCTCTTCACGAAGAGTCAGATTCTTCGCATTCTGCTTGCTCGCGCAATCGTCACGAGGCCGCAATTGCTTGTCTTCGACGGGACGCTCCATAACATGGAGCCGGATTTGAGGCAGATTCTGCTGCGGCGACTCTGTTCAAAAGAGGAAACGTGGTCTGTGATCTTCGTCACGAATGACCCTTCCATCGGAGAATATGTCGATCGCCGCGTCATGCTGGGGTGAGTTCAGCCGCGCGGTGGTTGCCCTCGGCTGCCAGACCGTTCGGCTATACAGCCCCAACCCTGCGTGGTAGCATGAAATCCTGCTCGGATCTTCCTATAGGACGCAGGTATGTTTAGACCTATTCCTGAAGCCGCTCTCCTTCGAAGGGCTCCCTATCGGTTGATCGCGGCGGTGCTGTTGATTTTGGCTTTGGTGGTGTCCGTCATCCTGCTCTTCAGTCTGGAACAGGAGAAACTTCTCCTGCAGGGCGTCACTCAAGGCAAGACGGTTCCGACGGATTTGTTTCCAGCGCTCTGGCAGTCGCGCCGCGACTTGACGCTTGTGGCGCTCCTCGTTTTTCTGGTGAGTGCGATCGGGATCACCGCGGTCATCACGTTTCTGCACCATGACAGCACCCTACGAACTCTCGAAGAAGTGAAGGGGCTGGCGCGCAATATCCTCGAGAGCATTCCAACCGGTGTCCTGACGCTGAACCGCAGCGGCATTATTACGGCCGTCAATCCCTCGGCTGAGGTGGTGTTGAAACGTGCGTCGACCGACTTGCTGGGCCATTCGTACGAATCCGTCTTTACGGAGGGCGATACCATCCGCAGGGCGCTTGATGCAGCGCTGCGGATCCATCGGCACATGTGTCAGAAAGATTTGCCCTATGAAAGCCGCGATCGAACCCTGCACACCATCCGCGTCAGTACGGCCGAGTTGACCGGAGACGATGGACGGCCCGCCGGCGTCATCCTCCAGGCGCAGGACGTCACGGAATGGTTGGCTCTTGAGCGGAGAGTCCGGGTTGCGGAAAAACTGGCGGCTCTGCATACCCTGTCTGCCGGGGTGGCGCACGAGTTGCGCAATCCGTTGAGCGCGATCGATTTGAATTTGCATCTCCTTGAGGAAGAATTCAAAGAGCAGGGGGGGCCGGCGAAACAGGCCGCGTATTACCTCCGCGTGTTGAATGCCGAATGCCGCCGCTTGTCGGTGATTCTCGATAACTTCATGAAGTTCGCGCGACCCGGCTCCATGGGTCTCCATGCGGTGGATTTGCCCGCCTTGATCGAACACATCGTGGCGCTCATGCGGTTCGAAGCGGAGGAGCGTAAGATTCAACTTGAGCAACGGGTGAGCAAGGATATGTCTCCGGTGCTGGGTGATGAGACGCAAATCAGCCAGGTGTTGGTGAACATCGTCGTCAACGCGTTCCATGCCATGCCGAATGGTGGGCGTTGCTGTATCGCTACGGAAGAACGCACGGAGGAAGGGAATCGCTTGGTAGAGATTGTCGTGAGCGACACGGGCATCGGTATTGAGCAGGAAGATCTGCCGCGACTGTTTGAGCCCTTCTATACGACCAAGTCGGGTGGAACAGGGCTCGGCCTCGCGATCGCCTACCGGATTATGCAGGATCATGGCGGGACCATTCATGTGACAAGTGTGCCGGGAAACGGCACCCAGGTGGTCATGCAATTTCCTGTTGCTGTCGATCATCAGCAGAGTGTTGCGGTGGGATCATGACGCAAGGGGCACATATTCTCGTCGTAGACGACGAGGTCAATATTCGTGGCGCGTTAGTGACGCTTCTTGAAAAGAAAGGTCACCGCGTGCGCGGGGCCGGGACAGGAGAAGAAGCGCTGGAACAGCTTGAGGTCGTCCCGGCCGATCTGGTGATGACCGACCTCAAGATGCCCGGGATCGGCGGCATGGAGTTCCTTCGTCGTCTGAAGGAGAAGTGGCCGGAGACGGAACTCGTGGTCATGACGGCGTATGGCTCGATAGATACGGCAGTAGAGGCCATGCGATGCGGCGCATACGATTACCTCACGAAACCCATCGATCGCGAGCGGTTTCCCATCGTGGTCGAGAAAGCGCTGGAGCGCCATGCGCTGGCGACGGAGAACAAGCAGCTCAAGAGCCGCCTGGACACACGCACACGCTTCGATCAGATGGTCGGTGACAGCGAGCCGATGCGGCGTGTTTACAACATGGTTGGGATGGTGGCCGAGAGCGATGTCACAGTGTTACTGACGGGGGAAAGCGGGACCGGAAAGGAACTTGTCGCCCGGGCGATCCATCATAGGAGTGCCCGGGCGAACGGACCATTTATCACGCTGAACTGCGGAGCATTACCAGAGAACCTGTTTGAAAGTGAACTGTTCGGCTACGACAAAGGGGCGTTTACCGGAGCGATGGCCACGAAGCTGGGGCGATTCGAACTCGCCCATGAGGGAACGCTGCTTCTGGATGAAGTCGGCGAGCTCTCTTTAAAATCGCAGGTGGATTTCCTTCGTGTCTTGGAGACGAAGGAATTCAGACGCCTGGGCGGAACCAAGGTGATCAAGGTTGATACCAGGATCATTGCCGCCACGAATCGCAATCTCGAAGCAGCCGTCAAGCAGAGTGACTTTCGCGAAGACCTCTACTATCGATTGAATGTCGTCCCGATCCACCTCCCGCCCCTGCGCGAGCGTGCCGAAGATATCCCGCTGCTCGTGAACCGGTTTCTGATCGCCTTCTCGACCCAGTACCGCCGCGAGCCAAAGGAGGTGTCACGTGACGCCATGCGGTTGCTCCGCCTCTATGCCTGGCCCGGGAATATTCGCCAGCTCCGAAATCTCATGGAGCGGCTGGTGGTCACGGTGAAAGATGCCATGATTCAGCCCGAACACTTGCCGGAGGAAATCCAGGCCAGCAAGGAGGATGCCCGCACGATGCTCGTGACGTTGGGGGCGCCCCTGGAACAGATCGAACGGGATGTCATCCAACGGACATTGGCCGAAGTGACGAATCATCGAGAGAAAGCGGCCAAACTCCTGGGCATCAGCCTCCGTGCGTTGCAGTACAAGATCAAAGAGTACGGCATCCGGGCCTAACGCTCACCACGTTGCGATCTCCCATGCAGTAGCAGGTCTGATGTCTGACTGCAATATTTGCAGACCCCGCCACCGGCGCTGCGGGATCATCTGCAAGTCCTGCAGATGGTGGAGAAAACACGCTTGCGCAATCTATAGGGAGAATCCGCTCCCGCTCGTAAGTATGCTATTTCTTTCATGCTCTCATTGAATGGCCGCAGACCGTGACCGCAGGCATCTTCCCTGCAGTATGTCATGCCATGCGTTGCGACGTGCCTTGAGCAGATGAGCATAGCCGCGCCTGAAAACGCGACTGGGCGAGTCGAGCTCGTGTAATCGTCGCAACCCTGTATCTGGGGATGGGAATCCCCTTGAACTCTTGACGTTCGACATCGCCATTGTGCTCATTCTGTTGGTCGCGGCGTATGGAGTATTGCCGGATGTCCGGGCATCATTCGATTGTCCTCAGATGGGGACCGCTCATCGCGTGCCCGGCTTGCATGTTCCTCTCCACCCAGAAAGTGAGCAAGGACTCCCATGTTGAATGAGTCTTGGATGGTGCGACTGGCTGAATTGCAAGAAGTGCTGACGGTCTTTCCCACCGATCTCGCCTCACGGTGTGATTTGGCTCTCCTACTTGAAAGACTAGACCAGCATGAAGAAGCTCAATTTAACTGGAAGGCGGTACTGGACTCTGATCCGAATAATCTCAAAGCTCGTGAAGGCATCGCCCGCTGCCGACGTCGAACGGGCCGACCGCTGCAATCTCTGCTATGAACAGAACATCGCTGTATGACGCTGTAGCAGGATGCGGAAAAAGTCCGCCAGCGGCGTTCTCGCATCGCTCAGCGGCTCACCGTACCGCAAGAGTACGATTCGCCCCTGTGCTCGCTGCGGCCTTGCTGGACGGCCTTTTCGCGCATCCTGCGAGGCTGTTCAACGTCGTCCCACACCGCGTATCTGTGGTGGCTTTGGGACTCAAAATGAGTTTTTCCGCAACCTGGTAGAGGAGAGCCCACATATGTATTACGCCATGACTGTCTTACTGCTTGTTGCGACCATGTGCGGAGAAGCCGTCTGGGCCTATGAAGCCATCACGGTTTCAGAGGGTGGGACTCTTACGGGCACCGTCAAGCTCGAAGGGACTGTCCCCAAGCCGAAGGGGTACAACCTCACGACCTTGCCGGACCAATTCTACTGCGGGCGCATTTCGGATGGGCAAGGCTGGCGCATCCTGCAACCGTTCCAGGTCGGGCCTGGAGGCGAGTTTCGCGACGTCGTGGTTTATCTGGAAGGGATCGACAAGGGCAAACCCTTCAGCGAAGGGAGCGTACCGCAAATCGATGCGAAAGACTGCCTCTTCGAACCGTTCACCACGGTTGTGCGGGACGATCAATCTGTGACAGTGGTCAACATGGATCCCGTCATGCACGACATTCAGGCGTATGAAACGTCCCAATTAGGTGCCCGCGTATTGTTCAATGTGCCGCTGCCCATGAATCCGCAACACCCGCGCAATCTAAAAGATCGCAGCGATGCCGGGATGTACCACAAACATATGGCCGGCCCGCCGATGAAGCAATTGGTCAATCTCAGCAAGGGTCGCCGGATCTTCGTCATGCAATGCGGCTTCCATGCCTACATGGAGAGCTGGGGGCTGGCCGTCACCAATCCGTATTTTGCCAAGACCGACGAGCATGGCCGGTTTACCCTGACCGATGTGCCGCCGGGCACCTATAAGTTGGTTGTCTGGCATCCCTACATCAGGACGACCGTTGAGCAGACGGTCACCATTGGTCCTAAGGGAACTGTTGACGCCACCATCGGCGTCCCGGCGCCGACGGGGCGGCTCTATGCCAACGAGGTGATGGAGCATCCGTACACTCGCTATAACGTGCTTGAGGAAACGAAGCGAGAAATCGATCCAATGATCCACAAGCAGGCGCACTAAATCGGGAGTGATCGGGGAGCGAAGCGCCAAGCCGTATCTGGTGGAGGCCGAACAGTAGAAGAAAAGGCGCGCTACCTCTGGCGACGCTGGCATGAGAAGAGAATGAGGGAGCCGGTCCAATTCGAGCCGGCATGGTCCCACGGAGGAGC
The sequence above is drawn from the Nitrospira defluvii genome and encodes:
- a CDS encoding two-component system sensor histidine kinase NtrB, which produces MFRPIPEAALLRRAPYRLIAAVLLILALVVSVILLFSLEQEKLLLQGVTQGKTVPTDLFPALWQSRRDLTLVALLVFLVSAIGITAVITFLHHDSTLRTLEEVKGLARNILESIPTGVLTLNRSGIITAVNPSAEVVLKRASTDLLGHSYESVFTEGDTIRRALDAALRIHRHMCQKDLPYESRDRTLHTIRVSTAELTGDDGRPAGVILQAQDVTEWLALERRVRVAEKLAALHTLSAGVAHELRNPLSAIDLNLHLLEEEFKEQGGPAKQAAYYLRVLNAECRRLSVILDNFMKFARPGSMGLHAVDLPALIEHIVALMRFEAEERKIQLEQRVSKDMSPVLGDETQISQVLVNIVVNAFHAMPNGGRCCIATEERTEEGNRLVEIVVSDTGIGIEQEDLPRLFEPFYTTKSGGTGLGLAIAYRIMQDHGGTIHVTSVPGNGTQVVMQFPVAVDHQQSVAVGS
- a CDS encoding sigma-54-dependent transcriptional regulator, with protein sequence MTQGAHILVVDDEVNIRGALVTLLEKKGHRVRGAGTGEEALEQLEVVPADLVMTDLKMPGIGGMEFLRRLKEKWPETELVVMTAYGSIDTAVEAMRCGAYDYLTKPIDRERFPIVVEKALERHALATENKQLKSRLDTRTRFDQMVGDSEPMRRVYNMVGMVAESDVTVLLTGESGTGKELVARAIHHRSARANGPFITLNCGALPENLFESELFGYDKGAFTGAMATKLGRFELAHEGTLLLDEVGELSLKSQVDFLRVLETKEFRRLGGTKVIKVDTRIIAATNRNLEAAVKQSDFREDLYYRLNVVPIHLPPLRERAEDIPLLVNRFLIAFSTQYRREPKEVSRDAMRLLRLYAWPGNIRQLRNLMERLVVTVKDAMIQPEHLPEEIQASKEDARTMLVTLGAPLEQIERDVIQRTLAEVTNHREKAAKLLGISLRALQYKIKEYGIRA
- a CDS encoding tetratricopeptide repeat protein produces the protein MLNESWMVRLAELQEVLTVFPTDLASRCDLALLLERLDQHEEAQFNWKAVLDSDPNNLKAREGIARCRRRTGRPLQSLL
- a CDS encoding carboxypeptidase-like regulatory domain-containing protein encodes the protein MYYAMTVLLLVATMCGEAVWAYEAITVSEGGTLTGTVKLEGTVPKPKGYNLTTLPDQFYCGRISDGQGWRILQPFQVGPGGEFRDVVVYLEGIDKGKPFSEGSVPQIDAKDCLFEPFTTVVRDDQSVTVVNMDPVMHDIQAYETSQLGARVLFNVPLPMNPQHPRNLKDRSDAGMYHKHMAGPPMKQLVNLSKGRRIFVMQCGFHAYMESWGLAVTNPYFAKTDEHGRFTLTDVPPGTYKLVVWHPYIRTTVEQTVTIGPKGTVDATIGVPAPTGRLYANEVMEHPYTRYNVLEETKREIDPMIHKQAH